ACCAGCTCCCGCGACGACACCTCACGGTCGCGGACGAGCCGTGCCTGCTCGAGCGCAGGGGCGAACGCCAGGTCTGACACGGCTCACTCCTGTCGGTGGGATGCGGGAGGAGTGGCCGGTAAGCCGGATCCTGTCCCCGCCGTGGTTGCAACCGGCGGGTGGCGACCATCTCTCTGGGACGCCGGTTACCCGACGCCTCTAGCGGCCTACCTGGGACGTCGCGGGCGGGCCACCCTGTCCCTGCTTGGCCTTGCTCCGGATGGGGCTTGCCTAGCCGTCCCAGTCACCTGGGACGCTGGTGGTCTCTTACACCACCGTTTCACCCTTACCTCCGCGTGGCGGAGGCGGTCTGCTCTCTGTTGCGCTTTCCACGCGTCACCGCGCCTGGGAGTTACCCAGCATCCTGCCCTGTGGAGTCCGGACTTTCCTCGACGCCGTTATCGGCGCCGCGGTCGCCTGGCCGCTCCTCCCGCATCGCCGGCAGGGTACGTCACCGGGGGCGGGGACGTCCCTGTCGCACCGTGTGTAACGCGGAGTTGGCCTGGGACCATCCCACGCGTGCGAGCGCGACGGCGGGTGCCAGGCCACCGGAGCGTCTGCGAGGATGGTGGTCGTGGCTCGGACCGAAGGCACCCGTCAGGCACGCCCGATCGCGTGGGCGGACGGGCGAGTCCTGCCCGCCAGCGAGGCGACCGTCCCCCTCCTCGACGACGGCTTCCTGCGTGGCGACGCCGTCTTCGAGGCGATCCTGGTCCGGCGCGGACGGACCCATGCCCTGGAAGGGCACCTCGCGCGGATGCGGCGCTCGGCGAAGGCTGTGGGCATCCGTCTGCCGAACCTGCGGCAGGTCGTCACCGACCTGCTGGCCGCCTGGGGTGAGCGTGACGGCGCCGTGAGGCTGATCGTGACCCGCGGTGGGACCGTCCGCGGCCTGGTGTACCAGCCGAGCTGGCCCAGGAGCTTCGCGCTGCAACCGATGGAACTGCCGTGGCGGACGCCCCTGAGCGGTGTGAAGACGCTGTCGTACGCGGTCAACACCTACGCCACACGGGAAGCCCAACGCCAGCACGCCGACGATGCGCTGATCGTCTCCGGCGGGACGGTCCTGGAGGTCCCCACGGCCGCGGTCGCGTGGGTCGGTGACGACCGGATCCACTCGCCCGATCCACGCCAGCTCCCGATCCTCGATTCGATCACGCTCGCGGAGCTCCGCCAGGTCATCGACGTCCGTGTGGGGACGTATCCGCTCGACGACCTGCTGACCGCGCAGGAGGTGTTCGTGCTGTCGGCCACGCGCCCCGTCGTCCCGGTTCACGCCGTCGGCGACGCGGAGTTCCCCGCCCCAGGCCCCGTCACCGAGGCGACCCGCGAGGCGTTCCAGGCCCACATCGACGCCAACCTCGACCCGCTTCCCTGACGGCCGCCGCTCCGGGGAACGGCCCGACCGGCAACCACTAGGGTTGGCCACCCGCATGAGGAGGCGACGCCGTGTGCGCCCGCAACTCCGACCCGCAGCAGCTGATCGATCGTCCGCTCGTCGCCATCGCCAACCGGCTGCCGGTGAAGAAACAGCAGGGCAGCTGGAAGCCGAGCACCGGCGGCCTGGTCACCGCACTGCTCCCAATCATGGAGAATCAGGACGGTGCCTGGATGGGGTGGAACGGCGGCGCCGACGACGTGCCTCGCCACTTGGACGGCGTGGACATCGACCTGATCCCGATCAGCCTGTCGCACGCGCAACTGCAGGGCTACTACTACGGCTTCGCCAACCGCACGCTGTGGCCCCTGTTCCACGACCTCGTCAAGCAGCCGGTGTTCGAGCGCGGGTTGTGGGAGACCTACCGGGAGGTCAACCACATCTTCGCCGAGGCTTCGGAGCAGGTTGGATTCGACGGTGACCGTGAGCCGCTGTTGTGGGTGCACGACTACCACCTGACGTTGCTGCCGCGGCTGCTGCGCGAACGCCGTCCCGACAACCCGATCGGGTTCTTCCTGCACATCCCGTTCCCGCCTCCGGAGCTGTTCGCCCGACTGCCGTGGCGGGAGGAGATCCTCGAGGGGCTGCTCGGTGCCGACCTCGTCGCGTTCCACACCGACCGCTTCCGCGACAACTTCCTCGGCGCGGTCGACCGCCTGCTTCCGCACAAGATCGGGGTCGAGAACCACGAGGTGGTCCTCCCCGAGGGGCGACGGGTGTCGACCGGGGGGCACCCCGTCTCGATCGACGCGGCGGCGTTCGCGTCGATGGCCACGAACGACGACGCGCAGAGCGAACTCGCCAGCCTCCGCGAGCAGTTCGCGGGTCGGACGGTGGTCCTGGGGGTCGACCGCCTCGACTACACAAAGGGCATCCACGCGCGCCTGAAGGCCATCGAGCTGCTGCTGGAGCGCCGCAACGACCTACGTGGGAAGCTCGCGTTCGTGCAGATCGCGGTCCCCAGCCGCGAGAACGTGCAGGAGTACCGCGAGCTGCGCGCCGACGTCGAACAGGAGGTCGGTCGCATCAACGGACGGTTCACCGATCCCGGAGGCGACATCCCCGTCTACTACGTGCACCGGGGCGTGCCCCAACAACGCCTGGTGGCGTACTACCGCCTGGCGAACGTGGCCCTGGTCACCCCGTTGAAGGACGGCATGAACCTGATCGCCAAGGAGTTCGTGGTGTGCCAGGCAGCCGGCGAGGGGTTCGGCGCGCTGGTGCTCAGCGAGTTCACGGGCGCGGCGGACGACCTCCCGGAGGCCGTGGCGTGCAACCCGTTCGACGTAGAGGGCCTGTCGGCACGGATCGAAGAGGCGCTGGAACTCGACCCCGACGACCGCCGCGAACGCCTCGAGCGCATGGCAGCCCGCGTCCACGACAACGACGTGTACGCCTGGGTGGAGGGACAGCTGCGCGACATCCGACAGGCAACATCCAGCCGTTGAACGGTCAATCGATGGCGACCAGCAGCCGTTGGCACTGCGGACACGTCCCGACCGGTGGACCGCTGCGCAGCTCGCTGATCTCCAACGGGGTGAGCTCCAGTCGGCATGCGCTGCACATGGTCCCCTCCAGCCGTCCCACACCGACCTCACCGTGGCGGGACTTGGAGGCCTCGTAGCGGCGCATCAGATCGTCGGGGACGGCACCGCGTTCGGCGTCACGTCTCACCCTGGCCTCGGCCAACTCCGCGAGGACGTCCTTGGCTGCCTCGTCGCGCGCCTTGGTCAGCTCCTCCGCGCGCGGAGCCAGCGCCTGGCGACGTTCTTCGAGCTCGTCGATCGTGCCGGTCAACGCCTCCCGCCTCTCCATCACGTCCAGCAGCTCGTCCTCGAGGTGCTCGATGCGGCCGGTGACGTGGTCGAGGTCGGCGCGCAGCGCCTGGAGCTCGCGGGGGTTGGCGATCCCCCCGCCGTACAGGCGTGACCGCTCGGCATCACGCCGCTGCTGCAGGACGGACAACTCCCCTTCGAGCCGCCGGATCTGGGAGTCCAGCAGATCCCGGTCGACGCGGTGCGCATCCTGTTCGGCCTTGAGCGCAGCCGCCTCGTGTCGGACGACGTCGAGGTCGGCCTGCTCGGGGAGGTCCTCGAGCCGCCGTTCGAGCTGCCGGATCGTGATCTCGGCGTCCTGGAGGCGGAGCAACCCTTCCACGGCGGGGGGGCGGAGCTCGTCGGGCACGTGCGTCGCTTCCGTGGATCAGGTCAGGTGATCAGGTCAGGCGATCAGGTCAGGGCACGGCTGCGTCGCCCGCCCAGGGCACCGTCGACGTGCGGGACGCTACCAGGTCGGCGCGCAGGCCCCGCCGGTGTGCGTCCGCCTCTAGGCGCTGCAGCCAGGGCCCGATCGCGGCGTGTTCGGTGGCATGGTGGCCGGCGTCGATCATGGCCAGGCCCGACTCGAGGGCGTCGAGGACGCCGTGGTGCTTGAGGTCGCCGGTGACCAAGACGTCAGCTCCGGCGCAGAGCGCGTCGGTCACGAACTCCTGTCCGGAGCCGCCGACAGCCGCGACCCGCCGGATGGTGCGGTCGGGGTCTCCGGCGTAACGCAGGTGCGGTGCCGGTAGCCGGTCACGGATGCGGGCCGCCACCTCCCGCAACGCAGCCGGACGTGACAGGTCGCCCACCCGACCGAACGACGCGCGCGTTCCGCGGGCGAGCGGATACAGGTCGTAGGCGACCTCCTCGTAGGGGTGCGTGTGCAGCAGCGCGTCCACGGCTGGGGCGATGCGCCCCGCCGGGACGACGATCTCGAGCCGGTCCTCGACCACCTCGTTGTCCTCCCCGACCGCGCCGACGTGCGGGTCGGCGCCCGTTCGGGGCCGGAAGGTGCCGGTGCCCCGCACACGGAACGAGCAGCGCTCGTAGTCGCCGATGACCCCCGCGCCCACCCCGGCCAGTGCATCGAGGACGCGACCGACGTGCGGGGCTGGGACGAACGTGACGAGCTTCATCTCGCCGCCGGCTGCCGGCTGGTGGGTGAGCGGATCGGGGTCGGCGATGTCGAGGCACCGCATCACCGGATCGGACGTCCCCGACCCATCCTCGGCGACGTCGAGGTTGGTGTGGGCGGCCAGCACCGCGACAGCGGCGCGGGCTGCCGCCAGCGCCACACGGCCGCTGGCGGTGTCGGGAGTGAGGCGCCGTAGCGGGCGGAACAGCAGCGGATGGTGGGCCACCACCAGCGTCGGTGGGCCAGCTGCCGCCTCCGCCACCACGGCCGAGGTCACGTCGAGACTCACCAGGACCCGGTCCACCGGCCAGCCGCGGTCGCCGACCTGCAGACCGACCTCGTCCCAGTCGGCGGCGTGTTCCGGCGGGTAACGGGTGTGGACCAGTTCCACCCAGTCACCGACTGTGTCCGTCATGCTGCCTCCAAGCGAGTGTGGCCGTAGCATCATCGACTGGGCGCGTAGCTCAGTCTGGGAGAGCGCTCGGTTTACACCCGAGAGGTCGGCGGTTCGAAACCGTCCGCGCCCACGCGGCCAGGTGGATCGCCGGGGTCTCTCAACGGCCGTCAGGGCTGGGGCCGTCAGGGCTGGCGTCGGTGACCCCACCGCGTCTCGCGGTCGCCTGGCTAGACGTCGCCGATGAAGACCCTGTCTTCGCTGTACCCGCCACAGATCGGTGGGATGTGGATGGTCCCGTCCGGGTCGACCGGTACCTCCTCGATCGCGGCGGCCTCGGCGGACACCAGGCGGCCGTCCGCGTCGTACCCGCCGCACTCGATCTCGACGGCACGCGGCGGGTCGGACCGGGCCTGCAGCGCCCCGGCACCGACAACGACCACGGCGCTGGCCACCGCTGCCACGAAGCGCACGTCGATCCCCGTGTTCCGACCCCGTGTTCCGACTGTCTCATAACAGATGTACGCCACGACGCGATGACCGCCACCGCCAGCACGGCCAGGCGGACACCGACCCCGCGTCGGGGGGGACTGCCGGTCAGGTGTCGACGTCGAGCAGCTCCTCGAGCGCGACCCGCCGCGCTCGGCGACCCCGTCGGTCCAGGACATCGAGGTCCCCGGCTGCCTGGGCGCGCATCAGCGTGCCGAACGTGTGCGACTCACCCGGCACCGCCAGGTCGTCGTCGGGTTCGACCACGACCTGCACGAAGACCCCACTGGACGGGCCGCCCTTGTGCAGCTGCCCGGTCGAGTGCAGGTACCGCGGTCCGATGCCGAGGCTCGTGGCCACTCGCAGGCGGTCTCGCAGCGCCACACGCACCTTCTGCAGTTGCTCCACCAGCGCTGACGCCGGGTCGACGTAGGCGAGGATCGCCAGGTAGTCGCCGGGACGGACCTGCTCCAGGAGTGGCTCCAGGGGCTCCTCGGGCCGCTCGACCGGCTCGGAGTTCAGCAACTCGGCCGCGGCACGCTTGGCGGCGTCGACGTCGGGCTGGTCGAAGGGGTTGATGCCCAGCACCGTGCCGGCCAGGGACGTGGCCAGCTCCCACCGGAAGGCTTCGGCTCCCAGGTCCAACGGTTCGCTCGGGTGGAAGTCCACGACCGGCTGTCCCGCCGCGGCCAGCTCCTCGGCCGCCTCTGTGGCGGCGTTCACGATGAACATCCGGTCGTCGCCGTACACCTCGGGACGTCCGTACGGCTCGCCGACCACCGGCACAATCCCCGTGTCGTACTTCCCGGTCGATTCCGCGATCAGCTGCTCAACCCAGTCCGCGAACGCCGACAGACCCTCTGGCAGGAGCAGCGTCAGCTTGTCGCGCCCCGCCCGGGCGGCCGACCCCAGCACCGCGCCGAGCCACGCGCCGGGGTTGTCGCTGGCCGGAACGTGAGGTCCGCAGGCGTCGCTGGCCTCGATGGCGCGGTCCAGTAGCTCCTCGACGTCCACCCCGGCCAGCGCGGCAGGGACGAGGCCGAAGTACGACAGCGCTGAGAAACGACCGCCGATGTCCGGGCGGTTCTCGAACACCTGGCGGAAGCCCCGGTCGCGGGCCAGCTCAGCCAGTTGCGTCCCCGCGTCGGTGATCGCCACGAACTGGTCACCGCGCTCGCCGGTGGCCTCCCAGAAGTGGGCCAGGTGGCTGCGGGTCTCCATGGTCGTCCCCGACTTGGACGACACGACGAACAGGATCTGCTCGATCGGCGCGACCTCGCCGGCGCGGCGTACGGCCGCCGGGTCGGTGGAGTCGAGGACGTGGAGCCGGGGGGAGCCCTCGCCGGTGGGGAAGGTCCGCGCCACCACCTGCGGGAAGAGGCTGGAACCGCCCATGCCGCTCAGGACCACGTCGGTGAAACCGTCGTCAGCGACCTGCGCCGCGAAGGCGGCGAGCCGGTCGAAGCCGTCGCGCATCTCGCGGGGACTGTCGAGCCAGCCCAGCCGGTCGGCGACCTCCGCGGGATCGTCCTGCCACAGGGTGTGGTCGCGTTCCCAGACGCGTCGGACCGCCTCGCGCTCCTCGAGCCGCGAGAGGGTGGACTCCACCCCGTCGGCGATCGGGCCCAGCTCGCTCAAACCGCTCCTCCAGGATCGGTCCGGGTCGAGGTTAGGATCGCACATCGCTGCCGCGACAGGGGCCGAGCGACCGGGTGAACGTCCTCGACGCGCTGATCGCCGTGCTGGCGCTCATGGCCGCAGCCGGCGGGTACCAGATGGGCTTCCTGCTCCGCGTCGGGTCCTGGGGTGGTGCGCTGGGCGGGCTGATCATCGGCACGCTCCTGGTCGCCCCGGCGGTCTCGGCGTTCGGTGGGACCGACCCCTTGACCTCCCTCCTGGTGGCGATCGGGGTGGTGCTGGGCGCAGCCATGCTCGGGCAGGCGATCGGGTACACGATCGGCGCCGGGTTGCTGCGGTGGGTGCCGCACGGCCCCGCCCGCCAGGTCGACCGGGGTGCGGGCGCCATCGCCGGGATCGTCGGCGTCGGGGCGCTGGTGTGGCTGTTGACCCCGGCTCTGGCCGACGTCCCGGGTGCGGTCGCACAGATGACCCGCACCTCCACGTTGCTCACGGCCCTCGACGAGGTGGCGCCACCCCCACCCGATCATGTCCGGGCGCTGCGCAACCTGGTCGGCAAGACCCCGTTCCCGGAGGTCTTCAGTGGGTTGCGCCCCGCACCCGAGGTCGGCCCGCCGCCCGACACGATCCCGATGCCGGCCGGCGTCCAGCAGCAGGTGGCGCAGTCGGCTGTCGCCGTGGAGGCGCAGGCCTGCCGACGGTTGCAGGAGGGCAGCGGTTTCGTCGCCGCCGGGGACACCGTGGTCACCAACGCGCACGTCATCGCCGGCGCCGGGACGGTGCAGATCCTGCGCAACGACGGGGCGCGGCTGCCGGCGACCGTGGTGGCCTTCGACAGCGGCCGCGACCTCGCGGTGCTCCGCGTGCCGGGGCTGGGACGCCCTGCCCTGCCCATCTCCGCCGCCGCAACCGGTGCCGACGGGGCGGTGTTCGGCTACCCTCTCGGTCAGGATCAGCTGCGGATGGCCCCGATGGTGATCCGCCAGCAGCTGACCGCCGTCGGCCGCGACATCTACGGCCAGAGCCAGGTGCGGCGCCAGGTGTACGTCTTGTCGGCGGCTCTGCGCCAAGGAGACTCGGGCGCGGCGGTGGTGCGCTCGGACGGAGCGGTCGTCGCGGTGGCGTTCGCGATCGCGCCCGACCGACCGCAGACCGCCTACGCACTCACCGATCAGGAACTGCGCGCGGTCCTTCCGGCTGGACCTCAGGCGGTGAGTACGGGACCGTGCCTGTGATCGACCGCGCCTCCGTCCGTGCAGGCGTCGCTGCTGCTGCCTTGGTGGCGGCTTCCTGCACGGCCCCGGCTCCCGCGACGGTCAGCACCCCGACCCCATCGTCGAGCGCGGCACCGACCGCGGCCGCTGCCGCGCCGCCGCTCCGCGTCGAACCCATCCCGCAGCGCAACTTCGATCCCCCTCTGCGGTTGCGGATCACCGAGATCGTGCACCGAACCGAGGAGCTGACGGGCCACCAGATGGCGGTCACGGTCTTGAACGAGCACGGCCGCGCGGTCTACGACCACCGCGGAGACCAGCTGCTGCTGCCCGCATCCACGCTGAAGATCGTCACGGCCGCCGCGGCGCTCGCCACCCTCGGTCCGCAGTACCGGTACGTGACCTCCGTCCGCGCCACCGCCCCCGCCGGTCCCGACGGGACACTCAACGGCGACCTGGTCGTGGTCGGGAGCGGCGATCCGGCGCTGGCCACACCGCTGTACGGTGCCGAGGTCTACCCCGCGCGACCACGCACGCCGCTGGAGGCGCTGGCCGACCGCGTGGTCGCAGCCGGGGTCCGTCACGTCACCGGCGACGTGGTGGCAGACCCACGGGTCTTCGCCGACCAACCGCTGGCCGACGGTTGGCTGCCGCGCTACCTCGACGAGCACGACGCCCGACCGGTCTCCGGCCTGACCGTCGACGGCGGCCTCAAGGTCCAAGACCGCGGCCGGGTGCTGATCGAACCCACCTCCGACCCGGCCGCCGAGGCGGCGCGAGCCTTCGCGGATCTGCTGACCGAACGTGGCGTGACGATCAGCGGTGCCACACGCTCGTCGTTCCGTCCCCCACCGACCCCGATCGACATCGGCCACGTGTCGAGCCCACCGCTCCTGGAGCTGCTCCGCCACACGCTGCGCGACAGCGACAACCACTTCGCGGACGCGATCTTCCGCACCATCGGGGCGCGCACGACGGGGGATGCGACCTGGGCGGGCGCCGAAGCGGCGGTGCGTGCCGCGCTGGAGGATCTCGGACTCGACTGGACGGGGGTCCGGCTGGCCGACGGTTCCGGCCTGTCGCGAACGAACCGGGTCAGCGCAGGGTTCCTGGCACGCCTCGATCTGGCGCTGCACGGCTCACCGGTCGGTCCTGCTTGGCGCGATCTCCTCGCGGTCGCCGGCGTGACCGGCACGTTGAAGCAGCGGCTGCGCGGCACGGTCGGGACGGGGCGGCTGCGCGGGAAGACCGGAACGCTCGAGGACGTGCGCGGTCTGGTCGGCCGCATCCGCGGATCCGACGACCGTGCCTACCACTTCGCCGTCCTCGCCAACGACCTCGCCGGACCCGGCCGTTGGCGAGTCCTCGAGATGCAGGACGAACTCGCCCTGTCGATCGTCGCCCATCTGGATGGCTGCGAGCGGGTCACGCTCCCGCCGGCGCCGCCGGTTTCCCCTCCCCCGCTGGTCGATCCCTACCAGCTGCGCTGCCCCGTCTGATCCGCGTCGCGCTCACTCACACGCGGCACTCACTTCCGGCCCGGCACCTGGTAGTTGGGGGCCTC
This Actinomycetota bacterium DNA region includes the following protein-coding sequences:
- a CDS encoding glucose-6-phosphate isomerase, which produces MSELGPIADGVESTLSRLEEREAVRRVWERDHTLWQDDPAEVADRLGWLDSPREMRDGFDRLAAFAAQVADDGFTDVVLSGMGGSSLFPQVVARTFPTGEGSPRLHVLDSTDPAAVRRAGEVAPIEQILFVVSSKSGTTMETRSHLAHFWEATGERGDQFVAITDAGTQLAELARDRGFRQVFENRPDIGGRFSALSYFGLVPAALAGVDVEELLDRAIEASDACGPHVPASDNPGAWLGAVLGSAARAGRDKLTLLLPEGLSAFADWVEQLIAESTGKYDTGIVPVVGEPYGRPEVYGDDRMFIVNAATEAAEELAAAGQPVVDFHPSEPLDLGAEAFRWELATSLAGTVLGINPFDQPDVDAAKRAAAELLNSEPVERPEEPLEPLLEQVRPGDYLAILAYVDPASALVEQLQKVRVALRDRLRVATSLGIGPRYLHSTGQLHKGGPSSGVFVQVVVEPDDDLAVPGESHTFGTLMRAQAAGDLDVLDRRGRRARRVALEELLDVDT
- a CDS encoding aminotransferase class IV, giving the protein MARTEGTRQARPIAWADGRVLPASEATVPLLDDGFLRGDAVFEAILVRRGRTHALEGHLARMRRSAKAVGIRLPNLRQVVTDLLAAWGERDGAVRLIVTRGGTVRGLVYQPSWPRSFALQPMELPWRTPLSGVKTLSYAVNTYATREAQRQHADDALIVSGGTVLEVPTAAVAWVGDDRIHSPDPRQLPILDSITLAELRQVIDVRVGTYPLDDLLTAQEVFVLSATRPVVPVHAVGDAEFPAPGPVTEATREAFQAHIDANLDPLP
- a CDS encoding Nif3-like dinuclear metal center hexameric protein, whose protein sequence is MTDTVGDWVELVHTRYPPEHAADWDEVGLQVGDRGWPVDRVLVSLDVTSAVVAEAAAGPPTLVVAHHPLLFRPLRRLTPDTASGRVALAAARAAVAVLAAHTNLDVAEDGSGTSDPVMRCLDIADPDPLTHQPAAGGEMKLVTFVPAPHVGRVLDALAGVGAGVIGDYERCSFRVRGTGTFRPRTGADPHVGAVGEDNEVVEDRLEIVVPAGRIAPAVDALLHTHPYEEVAYDLYPLARGTRASFGRVGDLSRPAALREVAARIRDRLPAPHLRYAGDPDRTIRRVAAVGGSGQEFVTDALCAGADVLVTGDLKHHGVLDALESGLAMIDAGHHATEHAAIGPWLQRLEADAHRRGLRADLVASRTSTVPWAGDAAVP
- a CDS encoding MarP family serine protease → MNVLDALIAVLALMAAAGGYQMGFLLRVGSWGGALGGLIIGTLLVAPAVSAFGGTDPLTSLLVAIGVVLGAAMLGQAIGYTIGAGLLRWVPHGPARQVDRGAGAIAGIVGVGALVWLLTPALADVPGAVAQMTRTSTLLTALDEVAPPPPDHVRALRNLVGKTPFPEVFSGLRPAPEVGPPPDTIPMPAGVQQQVAQSAVAVEAQACRRLQEGSGFVAAGDTVVTNAHVIAGAGTVQILRNDGARLPATVVAFDSGRDLAVLRVPGLGRPALPISAAATGADGAVFGYPLGQDQLRMAPMVIRQQLTAVGRDIYGQSQVRRQVYVLSAALRQGDSGAAVVRSDGAVVAVAFAIAPDRPQTAYALTDQELRAVLPAGPQAVSTGPCL
- a CDS encoding C4-type zinc ribbon domain-containing protein, with protein sequence MPDELRPPAVEGLLRLQDAEITIRQLERRLEDLPEQADLDVVRHEAAALKAEQDAHRVDRDLLDSQIRRLEGELSVLQQRRDAERSRLYGGGIANPRELQALRADLDHVTGRIEHLEDELLDVMERREALTGTIDELEERRQALAPRAEELTKARDEAAKDVLAELAEARVRRDAERGAVPDDLMRRYEASKSRHGEVGVGRLEGTMCSACRLELTPLEISELRSGPPVGTCPQCQRLLVAID
- a CDS encoding trehalose-6-phosphate synthase, which codes for MCARNSDPQQLIDRPLVAIANRLPVKKQQGSWKPSTGGLVTALLPIMENQDGAWMGWNGGADDVPRHLDGVDIDLIPISLSHAQLQGYYYGFANRTLWPLFHDLVKQPVFERGLWETYREVNHIFAEASEQVGFDGDREPLLWVHDYHLTLLPRLLRERRPDNPIGFFLHIPFPPPELFARLPWREEILEGLLGADLVAFHTDRFRDNFLGAVDRLLPHKIGVENHEVVLPEGRRVSTGGHPVSIDAAAFASMATNDDAQSELASLREQFAGRTVVLGVDRLDYTKGIHARLKAIELLLERRNDLRGKLAFVQIAVPSRENVQEYRELRADVEQEVGRINGRFTDPGGDIPVYYVHRGVPQQRLVAYYRLANVALVTPLKDGMNLIAKEFVVCQAAGEGFGALVLSEFTGAADDLPEAVACNPFDVEGLSARIEEALELDPDDRRERLERMAARVHDNDVYAWVEGQLRDIRQATSSR
- the dacB gene encoding D-alanyl-D-alanine carboxypeptidase/D-alanyl-D-alanine-endopeptidase; translated protein: MIDRASVRAGVAAAALVAASCTAPAPATVSTPTPSSSAAPTAAAAAPPLRVEPIPQRNFDPPLRLRITEIVHRTEELTGHQMAVTVLNEHGRAVYDHRGDQLLLPASTLKIVTAAAALATLGPQYRYVTSVRATAPAGPDGTLNGDLVVVGSGDPALATPLYGAEVYPARPRTPLEALADRVVAAGVRHVTGDVVADPRVFADQPLADGWLPRYLDEHDARPVSGLTVDGGLKVQDRGRVLIEPTSDPAAEAARAFADLLTERGVTISGATRSSFRPPPTPIDIGHVSSPPLLELLRHTLRDSDNHFADAIFRTIGARTTGDATWAGAEAAVRAALEDLGLDWTGVRLADGSGLSRTNRVSAGFLARLDLALHGSPVGPAWRDLLAVAGVTGTLKQRLRGTVGTGRLRGKTGTLEDVRGLVGRIRGSDDRAYHFAVLANDLAGPGRWRVLEMQDELALSIVAHLDGCERVTLPPAPPVSPPPLVDPYQLRCPV